The DNA region GTAAAAAAACAGCTATAAGTATAGATGAAATTATAAAAATTCATTCAAGTAAAATATATAATGTTTATGCAATAGGTTTTTTGCCTGGCTTTGCATATTTGGGTAATGTATCAAAAAAAATAGATATTTCAAGACTTGACACTCCAAGAAAAATAGTACCAAAAGGAAGTGTTGCTATTGCTAATAGTCAGACCGCAGTTTATCCTCAAGATAGTCCTGGTGGTTGGAATATAATAGGAAAAACAACTTATAACTTTTTTAATAAAGATTTAAAAAATTTATCAAATATAAAAGTAGGGGATAAAATAAAATTTAACCCCATATCAAAAGATGAATTTTTAAAACAAAAAGGAGTTATATGAGTATTAAAATACTTAATTCTCCTATTTTTGCATCTATACAAGATATAGGAAGATTTAGTTTTTCAAATATTGGAGTAACAACTAGTGGTGTTATGGATGAATATGCTTATTTTATGGCAAATCAATTACTTGAAAATAAAAAAGATGAAAATATTATTGAAGTTTATTATTCAAATTTTAATTTTATAGTTAATTGTAATACTCAAATTGCTATAACTGGTGCATATTGTGAAGTTTATATAAATAAGCAATTAAAACCTACTTGGCAAACATATAGTTTAAAAAAGGGTGACATTGTTGAAGTCTCAAAGTTATTAAGTGGTTGTATTGTTTATATTGGTATTAAAAATGGAATAAAAATACCAAAACAATTTGGAAGTTATTCTACATCTATAAAAGAAAAAATAGGTGGAATAGATGGAAGATTACTTAAAAAAGGTGATATATTGCCGATAGAAAATATTTGTTCTTTTAATAAAAGAAAAATTAGTTCTAAATATCTTCCTAAATATAAAGAAGAACTTCAATTAAGAGTAATACTTTCATATCAAGAAGAGTATTTTACAAAAGAGCAAAAAAACAAATTCTTTTCATCTATTTATACGATATCAAATGAATTTAATAGAATGGCTTGTAAGTTAAAAGGAGAAAAAATTGATTGCGAAATAGATGGAGTAATATCAGAAGCTATAAGTTTTGGTGCAATTCAAATACCTAAGGATGGACAACCTATTATTTTATTAAAAGAGAGACAAACAATAGGAGGTTATCCTAAAATTGGAACTGTTTTAACTATAGATTGTTTTAAACTTGCACAATTAAGACCTAATATGAAAATA from Malaciobacter molluscorum LMG 25693 includes:
- the pxpB gene encoding 5-oxoprolinase subunit PxpB; protein product: MKIKASSADTLIIYFSNKIEEQTSLKVMRAYNNLLDLHLEGIFEIIPSYTSIYIHYDILFYDFLLLKQILEEKLDLNSALENNSKFINIDVYYGLDVGFDLEQISKKTAISIDEIIKIHSSKIYNVYAIGFLPGFAYLGNVSKKIDISRLDTPRKIVPKGSVAIANSQTAVYPQDSPGGWNIIGKTTYNFFNKDLKNLSNIKVGDKIKFNPISKDEFLKQKGVI
- a CDS encoding 5-oxoprolinase subunit C family protein, producing the protein MSIKILNSPIFASIQDIGRFSFSNIGVTTSGVMDEYAYFMANQLLENKKDENIIEVYYSNFNFIVNCNTQIAITGAYCEVYINKQLKPTWQTYSLKKGDIVEVSKLLSGCIVYIGIKNGIKIPKQFGSYSTSIKEKIGGIDGRLLKKGDILPIENICSFNKRKISSKYLPKYKEELQLRVILSYQEEYFTKEQKNKFFSSIYTISNEFNRMACKLKGEKIDCEIDGVISEAISFGAIQIPKDGQPIILLKERQTIGGYPKIGTVLTIDCFKLAQLRPNMKIKFKEISLNEAQKKLKEFYNSFS